A DNA window from Doryrhamphus excisus isolate RoL2022-K1 chromosome 2, RoL_Dexc_1.0, whole genome shotgun sequence contains the following coding sequences:
- the LOC131119628 gene encoding zinc finger protein 420, producing MEDSEAELTVSEADALGADFITVELDTQPIEYVVKWADVGSKFTISCVKKDSDDPELSGEQLKIETDEAFFAPYEEVYPCEVMEQSVEIKMDSDEEDHEVLVEAGSSQLDGEADSDQAQFEPDERQYRCSYCGKCYSHASSLYRHQQTHVAKTANLVPSAKRALEPAHQDARYTCQHCGMSFKGSRMLGSHLRLHGKRRIHPCNICGKEFNHSSSLSRHRLVHKKGKVLPKDSGLAHNTPSVHRSLKMGGKNKKAKRQRQPSAMVQVAGSDKFYACPQCDMSFRTSTQLSKHQVTHVKELLDNYTPGKENLAETSSDLKIRLKLCSRDKPNFYTLCKKNRRRRGGRVGKRGPAPSEEDAGGAERHGCSQCGKHFSHASGLARHLQSHRGADGVERGKARLPGAKTKTFTCTTCNKTFMHSSSFSRHKKAHLDAAIAAAIAERGVLDETAPLETDSE from the exons ATGGAGGACTCCGAGGCGGAGCTGACGGTGTCGGAGGCGGATGCCCTGGGAGCGGACTTCATCACGGTGGAGTTGGACACGCAGCCTATCGAGTACGTGGTCAAATGGGCGGACGTGGGCTCCAAGTTCACCATCTCGTGTGTCAAGAAGGACTCGGACGACCCGGAGCTGAGCGGCGAGCAGCTTAAGATCGAAACGGACGAGGCCTTCTTTGCGCCGTACGAGGAGGTGTACCCCTGCGAGGTGATGGAGCAGAGCGTGGAGATAAAGATGGACTCTGACGAGGAGGACCACGAGGTTCTGGTGGAAGCGGGGAGCAGCCAGCTGGACGGCGAGGCCGACTCGGACCAGGCCCAGTTTGAGCCGGACGAGAGGCAGTACCGCTGCAGCTACTGCGGGAAGTGCTACAGCCACGCCTCCAGCCTCTACCGCCACCAGCAGACGCACGTCGCCAAGACGGCCAACCTGGTGCCGTCCGCTAAGCGCGCCTTGGAGCCCGCCCACCAGGATGCTCGATACACCTGCCAACACTGCGGCATGAGCTTCAAGGGCAGCAG GATGTTGGGGAGTCACTTGCGGCTGCACGGAAAGAGGCGGATCCACCCGTGCAACATCTGTGGCAAGGAGTTCAACCACAGCTCCAGCCTCTCTCGCCACCGTCTGGTCCACAAGAAGGGAAAGGTCCTCCCCAAGGATTCCGGCCTCGCTCACAACACGCCCTCCGTGCACCGTTCGCTAAAGATGGGTGGCAAGAACAAGAAAGCCAAGCGGCAGAGGCAACCGTCGGCTATGGTGCAGGTGGCGGGCAGCGACAAGTTCTACGCCTGCCCGCAGTGCGACATGAGTTTCCGCACGTCCACGCAGCTGTCCAAACATCAGGTGACGCACGTGAAGGAGCTGCTGGACAACTACACGCCCGGCAAGGAGAACCTGGCCGAGACTTCGTCTGACCTCAAGATCCGCCTCAAGCTCTGCTCCCGCGACAAGCCCAACTTTTACACGCTCTGCAAGAAGAACCGACGCCGCCGGGGAGGGCGGGTGGGCAAGCGGGGGCCCGCCCCCTCGGAGGAGGACGCGGGCGGAGCCGAGCGCCACGGCTGCAGCCAGTGTGGGAAGCACTTCAGCCACGCCTCTGGCCTGGCGCGACATCTGCAGAGCCACCGGGGGGCGGATGGCGTGGAGCGGGGGAAGGCTCGTCTTCCCGGCGCCAAGACCAAGACCTTCACCTGCACCACCTGCAACAAGACCTTCATGCACTCGTCCAGCTTCTCCCGCCACAAGAAGGCACACCTGGACGCCGCCATCGCCGCTGCCATCGCGGAGAGGGGCGTCTTAGACGAGACGGCGCCGCTCGAGACCGACTCTGAGTGA
- the prph2b gene encoding peripherin-2b: protein MPFMPVKFNLQKRVKLAQGLWMLYWFSVIVGILIFSLGIFFKVELRKRSELMDESESHLVPNLLILVGLLACGLNAFGGKVCHDSLDPLKFSKWKPMLKNFLLLCCGFNVLLLLVALLCFLMQFAVYLTLSEGLKNSIRFYKDTDTPGRCFMKRTLDLTQIEFRCCGNNNFRDWFEVQWISNRYLDMSNDEIKDRVLSNVEGKFLMDSVPFSCCNPGSPRPCIQHHLTNNSAHYDYDHRTEELNIWTRGCRESLFSYFSGLMTSIGVLIITTIVLESLDMAGLKYLSTALETMADPDNPECESEGWLLEKGVKETLMDLLAKVKTAGKSNNVGEGGEEAT from the exons ATGCCGTTTATGCCGGTGAAGTTCAACCTGCAGAAGCGGGTGAAGCTGGCCCAGGGTCTATGGATGCTCTACTGGTTCTCGGTCATCGTGGGCATCCTCATCTTCAGCCTCGGCATCTTCTTCAAGGTGGAGCTGCGCAAGAGAAGCGAGTTGATGGACGAGAGCGAGAGCCACCTGGTGCCCAACCTTCTCATCCTGGTGGGGCTGCTGGCCTGCGGCCTCAACGCCTTCGGAGGCAAAGTGTGCCACGACTCCCTAGACCCGCTCAAGTTCTCCAAGTGGAAGCCCATGCTCAAAAACTTTCTGCTGCTCTGCTGCGGCTTCAACGTCCTGCTGCTTCTGGTGGCGCTGCTCTGCTTCCTCATGCAGTTCGCCGTCTACCTGACGCTGTCCGAAGGTCTGAAGAACAGCATCCGCTTCTACAAGGACACCGACACGCCGGGGCGCTGCTTCATGAAAAGAACTCTGGACTTGACGCAGATTGAGTTCCGCTGCTGCGGGAACAACAACTTCAGGGACTGGTTTGAGGTCCAGTGGATCAGCAACCGCTACCTGGACATGAGCAACGATGAGATCAAAGA TCGTGTCCTCAGCAACGTGGAAGGGAAGTTCCTCATGGACAGCGTCCCGTTCAGCTGCTGTAATCCCGGGTCCCCTCGGCCCTGCATACAGCATCACCTGACCAATAACTCCGCCCACTACGACTACGACCACCGCACCGAGGAGCTCAACATCTGGACGAGGGGCTGCCGCGAGTCCCTCTTCTCCTACTTCAGCGGCCTGATGACTTCCATCGGCGTgctcatcatcaccaccatcgtCCTGGAG tcgTTGGACATGGCGGGCTTGAAGTACCTTAGCACGGCTCTGGAGACCATGGCAGACCCGGACAACCCCGAGTGCGAGAGCGAAGGCTGGCTTCTGGAGAAAGGCGTCAAGGAGACGTTGATGGATCTTCTGGCTAAGGTCAAGACTGCGGGCAAGTCCAACAACGTGGGGGAAGGCGGGGAGGAGGCCACCTGA
- the ncoa4 gene encoding nuclear receptor coactivator 4 isoform X2: MPTTGSKLKQCLLAQDQLESAIHAVMKTEQQLRENAREVRWQLQSCVSRQQEALRCREVWLLGQIDLLEHVKAETLQQQLHRLHRLHGQLDVISQQLQNANSSSDLSNQLTTCMDKLSSLSLMPEETPEMSFDADSRSLRDAITSFGSISAQKMEAGALGNWLLESHPTGHQVSRDSQDWLSPKDTTSCPVLESVDFFKAWGQLRDLETWLLRDQKPVVRQRSASCSSSSFSIEKIDESDLCDGLQDDDLSEWLITPPVDSAESDAQRWRQLLKPFSERWSCADWLAGPSRQTADCSSCCQTTKALEIENLGELKCLKTPSPASPSSPTAAITTLQAWLQQAAPVQQTCRANELCSSYSECVCDENCGKEALNAWLLQHGTLDKNGVLVATTAPPTTTKNTLTKTLNAQPTSKNVPPTLQHRQQEEKVQAILEVWLHPSNASCRGSNLLGPALFQRPLDPEHWVLPKNSSSPEVTSASEQDNKWLLKKKSQENVALPSVCDLFSCMKVGSDKEKWLHRAPIQM; the protein is encoded by the exons GTGCGCTGGCAGCTGCAGAGCTGCGTAAGCCGGCAGCAGGAGGCGCTGCGCTGCAGGGAGGTGTGGCTGCTGGGTCAGATCGACCTGCTGGAGCACGTCAAGGCTGAAACGCTGCAGCAGCAGTTGCATCGTCTTCATCGG CTGCACGGTCAGCTAGATGTGATCTCACAGCAGCTGCAGAACGCCAACAGCAGCAGCGACCTGAGCAACCAGCTGACCACCTGCATGGACAA GTTGTCATCTCTGAGTCTGATGCCGGAGGAAACACCTGAGATGAGCTTTGACGCTGACTCGCGCTCCCTAAGGGACGCCATCACCTCATTTGGCAGCATCAGCGCACAG AAAATGGAGGCCGGAGCTTTGGGTAACTGGCTGCTGGAAAGTCATCCTACTGGACATCAGGTCAGCAGAGATTCCCAGGATTGGCTGTCACCGAAGGATACG acttCCTGTCCCGTCCTGGAATCTGTGGACTTCTTCAAGGCCTGGGGTCAGCTCCGAGACCTGGAAACATGGCTGCTCCGGGACCAGAAGCCTGTCGTCCGGCAGCGCAGTGCCAGCTGCAGCagctcctccttctccatcGAGAAGATTGACGAGTCTGACTTGTGTGACGGCCTTCAGGATGACGACCTGAGCGAGTGGCTGATAACCCCACCCGTCGACTCCGCCGAGTCCGATGCCCAGCGCTGGCGCCAGCTTTTGAAGCCTTTTTCCGAGCGCTGGTCATGCGCCGACTGGCTGGCCGGGCCGAGCCGTCAGACGGCCGACTGCTCATCCTGCTGCCAAACCACCAAAGCCTTGGAGATCGAGAACCTGGGAGAGCTCAAGTGCCTGAAGACCCCATCTCCCGCCAGCCCGTCCTCACCCACAGCCGCCATTACGACCTTGCAGGCGTGGCTGCAGCAGGCGGCGCCGGTCCAGCAGACGTGTCGGGCCAACGAGCTGTGCTCCAGCTACTCTGAGTGCGTCTGCGATGAAAACTGCGGCAAAGAAGCTTTGAACGCGTGGCTGCTGCAGCACGGCACGCTTGACAAGAACGGCGTCCTTGTTGCCACTACTGCCCCGCCCACTACGACCAAGAACACGCTGACCAAGACCTTGAATGCCCAGCCCACTAGCAAGAATGTGCCGCCAACTTTGCAGCATAGACAACAGGAAGAGAAG GTTCAGGCCATCCTGGAGGTGTGGCTTCACCCCTCCAACGCTTCCTGCAGAGGTTCTAACCTCCTCGGCCCCGCTTTGTTTCAAAGACCTCTGGATCCAGAGCACTGGGTGCTTCCAAAGAACTCATCCAGTCCGGAAGTGACTTCAGCATCGGAGCAGGACAACAAATGGCTGCTAAAGAAGAAATCTCAG GAGAATGTGGCTCTGCCGTCCGTCTGTGACTTGTTCTCCTGCATGAAAGTGGGCAGCGACAAAGAAAAATGGCTCCACAGGGCTCCGATTCAG ATGTGA
- the ncoa4 gene encoding nuclear receptor coactivator 4 isoform X1: MTSTSMMPTTGSKLKQCLLAQDQLESAIHAVMKTEQQLRENAREVRWQLQSCVSRQQEALRCREVWLLGQIDLLEHVKAETLQQQLHRLHRLHGQLDVISQQLQNANSSSDLSNQLTTCMDKLSSLSLMPEETPEMSFDADSRSLRDAITSFGSISAQKMEAGALGNWLLESHPTGHQVSRDSQDWLSPKDTTSCPVLESVDFFKAWGQLRDLETWLLRDQKPVVRQRSASCSSSSFSIEKIDESDLCDGLQDDDLSEWLITPPVDSAESDAQRWRQLLKPFSERWSCADWLAGPSRQTADCSSCCQTTKALEIENLGELKCLKTPSPASPSSPTAAITTLQAWLQQAAPVQQTCRANELCSSYSECVCDENCGKEALNAWLLQHGTLDKNGVLVATTAPPTTTKNTLTKTLNAQPTSKNVPPTLQHRQQEEKVQAILEVWLHPSNASCRGSNLLGPALFQRPLDPEHWVLPKNSSSPEVTSASEQDNKWLLKKKSQENVALPSVCDLFSCMKVGSDKEKWLHRAPIQM; encoded by the exons GTGCGCTGGCAGCTGCAGAGCTGCGTAAGCCGGCAGCAGGAGGCGCTGCGCTGCAGGGAGGTGTGGCTGCTGGGTCAGATCGACCTGCTGGAGCACGTCAAGGCTGAAACGCTGCAGCAGCAGTTGCATCGTCTTCATCGG CTGCACGGTCAGCTAGATGTGATCTCACAGCAGCTGCAGAACGCCAACAGCAGCAGCGACCTGAGCAACCAGCTGACCACCTGCATGGACAA GTTGTCATCTCTGAGTCTGATGCCGGAGGAAACACCTGAGATGAGCTTTGACGCTGACTCGCGCTCCCTAAGGGACGCCATCACCTCATTTGGCAGCATCAGCGCACAG AAAATGGAGGCCGGAGCTTTGGGTAACTGGCTGCTGGAAAGTCATCCTACTGGACATCAGGTCAGCAGAGATTCCCAGGATTGGCTGTCACCGAAGGATACG acttCCTGTCCCGTCCTGGAATCTGTGGACTTCTTCAAGGCCTGGGGTCAGCTCCGAGACCTGGAAACATGGCTGCTCCGGGACCAGAAGCCTGTCGTCCGGCAGCGCAGTGCCAGCTGCAGCagctcctccttctccatcGAGAAGATTGACGAGTCTGACTTGTGTGACGGCCTTCAGGATGACGACCTGAGCGAGTGGCTGATAACCCCACCCGTCGACTCCGCCGAGTCCGATGCCCAGCGCTGGCGCCAGCTTTTGAAGCCTTTTTCCGAGCGCTGGTCATGCGCCGACTGGCTGGCCGGGCCGAGCCGTCAGACGGCCGACTGCTCATCCTGCTGCCAAACCACCAAAGCCTTGGAGATCGAGAACCTGGGAGAGCTCAAGTGCCTGAAGACCCCATCTCCCGCCAGCCCGTCCTCACCCACAGCCGCCATTACGACCTTGCAGGCGTGGCTGCAGCAGGCGGCGCCGGTCCAGCAGACGTGTCGGGCCAACGAGCTGTGCTCCAGCTACTCTGAGTGCGTCTGCGATGAAAACTGCGGCAAAGAAGCTTTGAACGCGTGGCTGCTGCAGCACGGCACGCTTGACAAGAACGGCGTCCTTGTTGCCACTACTGCCCCGCCCACTACGACCAAGAACACGCTGACCAAGACCTTGAATGCCCAGCCCACTAGCAAGAATGTGCCGCCAACTTTGCAGCATAGACAACAGGAAGAGAAG GTTCAGGCCATCCTGGAGGTGTGGCTTCACCCCTCCAACGCTTCCTGCAGAGGTTCTAACCTCCTCGGCCCCGCTTTGTTTCAAAGACCTCTGGATCCAGAGCACTGGGTGCTTCCAAAGAACTCATCCAGTCCGGAAGTGACTTCAGCATCGGAGCAGGACAACAAATGGCTGCTAAAGAAGAAATCTCAG GAGAATGTGGCTCTGCCGTCCGTCTGTGACTTGTTCTCCTGCATGAAAGTGGGCAGCGACAAAGAAAAATGGCTCCACAGGGCTCCGATTCAG ATGTGA